The proteins below are encoded in one region of Aequorivita iocasae:
- a CDS encoding alpha/beta hydrolase family protein, with translation MIINKNRILSTENKKPILYDVYYTETDKPQPLVVFCHGYKGFKDWGAWHLVAKAFAEAGFCFVKFNFSHNGGTMEQPIDFPDLEAFADNNFSLELDDLDRVLNEIEKGNENLPKQISTISLIGHSRGGGIVLIKANEDSRIDKAVTWASVSDFKARFQENTPEFETWKETGVTHVENSRTKQMLPHKFQFYKDFKENEERFSIKRAVKNLKIPQLIVHGSEDPTVSEKEARAIHSWNPESELKIIEGADHVFNAKHPWEENSLPQNLEKTVAETIEFIK, from the coding sequence ATGATCATAAATAAAAACAGAATACTTTCCACAGAAAACAAAAAACCGATTCTTTACGATGTTTATTATACCGAAACGGACAAACCGCAACCGCTAGTTGTTTTCTGTCACGGCTATAAAGGTTTTAAAGATTGGGGTGCGTGGCATTTAGTGGCCAAAGCTTTTGCAGAAGCTGGTTTTTGCTTCGTAAAATTCAATTTTTCTCACAACGGCGGAACCATGGAACAACCTATCGATTTCCCAGATTTGGAAGCGTTTGCAGACAATAATTTTAGTTTGGAACTGGACGATTTAGACAGGGTTTTAAACGAAATTGAAAAAGGAAATGAAAATCTTCCCAAGCAGATTTCAACAATATCCTTAATTGGCCACAGTCGTGGCGGTGGAATTGTATTGATAAAAGCGAATGAGGATAGCCGAATTGACAAGGCAGTCACATGGGCCAGTGTAAGCGATTTTAAAGCAAGATTCCAAGAAAATACTCCAGAGTTCGAAACATGGAAAGAAACAGGCGTAACCCACGTTGAAAACAGTCGGACAAAGCAAATGCTGCCTCACAAATTTCAGTTTTACAAAGATTTTAAGGAGAACGAGGAGCGTTTTTCTATTAAGCGTGCGGTCAAAAACTTAAAAATTCCACAGCTTATTGTTCACGGAAGCGAAGACCCAACGGTTTCCGAAAAAGAGGCAAGGGCAATCCATTCGTGGAATCCAGAAAGTGAGCTGAAAATAATTGAAGGCGCAGACCACGTTTTTAATGCAAAACATCCTTGGGAAGAAAATAGTTTGCCACAAAATCTCGAAAAAACTGTTGCGGAAACGATTGAATTTATTAAATAA
- a CDS encoding universal stress protein, giving the protein MKNILVPVGSSANAISNLQYAIDLAKSINANVYVVSVFQELSKVGGLSKVNTILKEESENRLDEVLSQVDRQGVQVIAHPIKGEVVEGINRIGKQVPIDLMVLAPRSNSIKEEVYLGKTSGKLLKQTNIPILVVPEGAKFQPPKTMLMAFKNGTFEHDELLEAVRVFKQSFKTEVNVLHVETAETTEDMKNVTHNLMALQNSYTQVEAATTFQAVIEYFQQFSPDMLCVVRRKRGFFKKLWEKNEIHKKEFYTSKPLLVLPVQE; this is encoded by the coding sequence ATGAAAAATATTTTGGTGCCCGTAGGGTCTTCAGCAAACGCAATCAGTAATTTACAATATGCCATAGATTTGGCCAAATCAATAAACGCAAATGTGTATGTGGTTTCTGTATTTCAGGAACTTTCAAAAGTTGGTGGACTTTCAAAAGTAAATACCATATTAAAGGAAGAATCTGAAAATCGTTTGGATGAAGTGCTTTCACAAGTGGACCGCCAAGGAGTGCAGGTGATTGCGCACCCCATCAAAGGGGAGGTTGTGGAAGGTATAAACCGCATTGGCAAACAAGTGCCAATTGATTTGATGGTGCTGGCCCCACGCAGTAATTCCATAAAGGAAGAGGTATATCTTGGGAAAACCTCTGGAAAGCTTTTAAAGCAGACCAATATTCCTATACTCGTAGTGCCGGAAGGAGCGAAGTTTCAACCTCCCAAAACCATGTTGATGGCATTTAAAAATGGAACTTTTGAGCACGATGAATTGTTGGAAGCCGTTAGAGTGTTTAAGCAAAGTTTTAAAACTGAGGTAAACGTACTTCATGTTGAAACGGCCGAAACTACGGAAGATATGAAAAATGTAACCCATAATTTAATGGCTTTACAAAATTCATATACCCAGGTTGAAGCCGCTACTACCTTTCAAGCTGTAATTGAATATTTCCAACAATTTAGCCCAGATATGCTTTGTGTAGTTAGAAGGAAGCGTGGTTTTTTCAAAAAACTTTGGGAAAAGAACGAAATCCATAAAAAGGAGTTCTACACGAGCAAACCTTTGTTGGTCTTACCGGTACAGGAATAA
- a CDS encoding MATE family efflux transporter translates to MRQTDISFKRIQQLAIPAIISGIAEPVLSATDAAVVGNIKDFGIESLAAVGIVGTFLSSLIWILAQTRSAISAIVSQNLGAGKLKNLQNFPAQAIYFNIGLSIIVLFSTYFFVEDILKILNAEGMVLTFSLDYYNIRVWGFPLTLFTFAVFGLFRGLQNTFWPMVIATIGATLNIGLDFVLVYGIEGYILPMGIKGAAWASLISQAVMAIIALFFLLKKTEVSLRLKFPLHPEIKRLVAMSFNLFLRSVALNTALILATREAAHLGKEYIAAHTIAFNIWIFTAFFIDGYGAAGNILGGKLLGERNYSSLWKLTKKVNLYNLGVAVSLVLIGLILYEPLGLLFNKDEKVLSIFYGMFFMALLCLPFNALAFTLDAIFKGLGEMRYLRNVLLGATIFGFIPVLYFSKYMDWGLIGIWTALIVWVAYRAVALMIKFRRKYIPLIGN, encoded by the coding sequence ATGCGACAGACCGATATTTCCTTTAAGCGCATACAGCAACTCGCCATTCCTGCTATAATTTCCGGAATTGCAGAGCCTGTACTTTCAGCTACTGATGCGGCGGTGGTAGGAAATATAAAAGATTTTGGCATTGAATCGCTTGCTGCCGTAGGCATTGTAGGAACCTTTCTTTCATCGTTGATTTGGATCTTGGCACAAACACGAAGTGCCATTTCCGCAATTGTTTCCCAAAATTTAGGGGCGGGGAAACTGAAGAATCTGCAGAACTTTCCGGCACAGGCTATTTATTTCAATATTGGGCTGAGTATAATCGTTTTGTTCTCCACCTATTTTTTTGTTGAAGATATACTTAAAATCCTCAATGCAGAAGGGATGGTTTTAACTTTCAGTCTTGATTATTACAACATTCGCGTTTGGGGGTTTCCACTTACACTTTTCACTTTTGCTGTCTTTGGATTGTTTCGTGGGCTGCAAAATACCTTTTGGCCAATGGTAATAGCCACCATTGGCGCTACTTTAAATATAGGTCTGGATTTTGTCTTGGTCTATGGAATTGAAGGATATATTTTACCAATGGGAATAAAAGGCGCAGCTTGGGCGAGCCTTATTTCACAGGCAGTGATGGCCATAATAGCGCTGTTTTTTCTTCTAAAAAAAACCGAAGTTTCCCTAAGGCTCAAATTTCCGCTACATCCTGAAATAAAGCGCCTAGTAGCCATGAGCTTTAATCTGTTTCTGCGATCGGTAGCTTTAAACACGGCTTTAATTCTTGCAACCCGCGAAGCTGCTCATTTGGGAAAAGAATATATTGCCGCCCACACCATTGCTTTCAACATTTGGATTTTTACTGCTTTTTTTATTGACGGTTACGGCGCCGCTGGGAATATTCTGGGCGGAAAACTTTTGGGTGAACGCAATTATAGCTCGCTTTGGAAACTTACAAAAAAAGTAAATCTTTATAATTTGGGCGTTGCCGTTTCCCTTGTTTTGATTGGTCTGATTCTCTATGAACCCCTCGGTCTCCTTTTCAATAAAGATGAAAAGGTGCTTTCCATTTTTTACGGCATGTTTTTTATGGCGCTTCTTTGCTTGCCGTTTAATGCATTGGCATTTACGCTCGATGCTATATTCAAAGGCTTAGGAGAAATGCGCTATCTACGGAATGTGTTGTTGGGAGCCACTATTTTCGGCTTTATTCCCGTCCTTTATTTTTCAAAATATATGGATTGGGGGCTTATTGGCATTTGGACGGCGCTTATTGTTTGGGTGGCGTATCGGGCTGTCGCATTAATGATTAAATTCCGAAGAAAATACATTCCGCTAATCGGAAATTAA
- a CDS encoding 2OG-Fe(II) oxygenase translates to MTEELFEQLEFIENPLFETIIDDLLQQQYSIVNDFFSSEEVEVLRNSLLAKYEADRFKKSAIGNRTNEEIDKAIRGDFILWMDEKNANEAELLFFKKINDLVNYLNKTCFLGILQKEFHYAVYPTGTFYKRHLDTFQNDDRRKLSIVCYLNEDNWLRENGGELTIYTEKEDLDILPLPGRVVIFESQVLEHEVKVVKASERMSITGWLKTR, encoded by the coding sequence ATGACCGAAGAACTTTTTGAACAGCTTGAATTTATTGAAAACCCACTGTTTGAAACTATTATTGACGACTTGCTTCAGCAGCAATACAGCATTGTAAACGATTTTTTTTCTTCGGAAGAAGTGGAGGTTTTGCGCAATTCGCTGCTTGCAAAATACGAAGCAGACCGTTTTAAAAAATCGGCCATCGGCAACCGTACCAATGAAGAAATTGACAAAGCCATTCGCGGTGATTTTATTCTTTGGATGGACGAAAAGAATGCAAATGAAGCTGAATTGCTTTTCTTCAAAAAAATAAATGATCTGGTCAATTACTTAAATAAGACTTGTTTTTTAGGAATTCTTCAAAAAGAATTTCACTACGCGGTATATCCAACCGGCACATTTTATAAACGGCATTTAGACACTTTTCAAAACGATGATCGACGAAAATTGTCCATTGTTTGTTATTTAAACGAAGATAACTGGCTGCGCGAAAATGGCGGTGAGCTTACCATTTATACCGAAAAAGAAGATCTGGATATTTTACCACTTCCGGGTCGGGTGGTTATTTTTGAAAGCCAAGTTTTGGAACACGAAGTGAAAGTAGTAAAGGCTTCGGAACGTATGAGTATTACCGGTTGGCTAAAAACGCGTTAA
- a CDS encoding 6-pyruvoyl trahydropterin synthase family protein encodes MEQIRITKIFSFETGHALYGYDGKCRNVHGHSYKLSVTVIGSPIANNDNVKFGMVIDFGDLKKIVKEEIVDVFDHATVFNKNTPHVELAKELSDRGHSVLLVDYQPTSEMMVIDFSEKIKKRLPKNIMLHSLRLQETDSSYAEWFAGDN; translated from the coding sequence ATGGAGCAGATACGCATTACCAAGATTTTTTCTTTTGAAACCGGCCACGCACTCTACGGTTATGATGGCAAATGTAGAAATGTGCACGGCCACAGTTATAAGCTTTCCGTTACCGTAATAGGCAGCCCCATTGCCAACAACGACAACGTGAAATTTGGGATGGTAATCGATTTTGGCGACCTAAAAAAAATTGTAAAAGAAGAAATTGTGGATGTTTTTGACCACGCCACGGTTTTCAATAAAAACACGCCCCACGTAGAATTGGCAAAGGAACTGAGCGACCGCGGGCACAGTGTATTGCTTGTGGATTACCAGCCCACCAGCGAGATGATGGTGATTGATTTTTCTGAAAAAATAAAAAAACGTCTTCCTAAAAATATAATGCTTCACTCCTTACGGCTACAGGAAACTGATAGTAGCTATGCAGAGTGGTTTGCTGGAGATAATTAA
- a CDS encoding UDP-2,3-diacylglucosamine diphosphatase, translating into MQIPQGKKIYFSSDNHLGAPTQAESLPREKIFVKWLDSIKHDAEVIFLLGDLFDFWFEYRTVVPKGFVRVLGKLAELRDSGIQIHFFVGNHDLWMHDYFEKELNIPVYHDPKEFVFNNKHFFIGHGDGKGPGDKGYKRMKKVFINPFSKWLFRWLHPDIGVRVAQHLSVKNKLISGDEDKEFLGEEKEWLAQYSKRKLESKHFDYFVFGHRHLPMEIKVGENSTYYNLGDWINHYTYGVFDGETFEMKTFQTS; encoded by the coding sequence ATGCAAATCCCGCAAGGCAAAAAAATATACTTTTCCAGCGATAACCATCTTGGCGCGCCCACACAGGCCGAAAGTTTGCCGCGCGAAAAGATTTTTGTGAAATGGCTGGACAGCATTAAACACGATGCCGAAGTGATTTTTCTCCTCGGCGACCTTTTTGATTTTTGGTTTGAATACAGAACGGTGGTGCCGAAAGGCTTTGTACGCGTTTTGGGAAAATTGGCTGAACTTCGCGACAGCGGAATACAAATTCATTTTTTTGTAGGGAACCACGATTTGTGGATGCACGATTATTTTGAAAAGGAATTGAACATTCCAGTTTATCACGACCCAAAGGAATTTGTTTTTAACAACAAGCATTTCTTCATTGGCCACGGCGACGGTAAAGGTCCAGGCGACAAGGGTTACAAACGGATGAAAAAAGTTTTTATCAATCCGTTTTCAAAATGGCTTTTTCGGTGGTTACATCCGGATATTGGTGTGCGGGTGGCGCAGCATCTTTCAGTAAAGAATAAGTTGATTTCTGGCGATGAGGACAAAGAATTTTTGGGCGAGGAAAAGGAATGGCTTGCGCAATATTCAAAACGAAAACTGGAAAGCAAGCATTTTGATTACTTCGTTTTCGGGCACCGCCATTTGCCGATGGAAATTAAAGTTGGGGAAAATTCCACCTATTATAATCTTGGCGATTGGATTAACCATTATACCTACGGAGTTTTTGATGGGGAAACCTTTGAGATGAAAACATTTCAAACTTCTTAA
- the recJ gene encoding single-stranded-DNA-specific exonuclease RecJ, whose product MRWTLKPKPNPEKVHSLSKSLNVEPIIASLLVQRGVETFEEAERFFRPSLDNLHDPFLMKDMDKAVARIEKAIENEENILIYGDYDVDGTTSVALLSSYLKSYYSNISTYIPDRYDEGYGVSYKGIDYAEDNGFSLIIALDCGIKAIDKVAYASEKNIDFIICDHHRPGKEIPKAVAVLDPKREDCEYPYKELCGCGVGFKLIQALAEKRGLQIEDLLLYLDLVATAIAADIVPITGENRILAHYGLKVINSNPRTGIQAILKQIKKQTLTITDVVFIIAPRINAAGRMKHGNHAVTLLTETEAEKAETYAAEIESFNTERRDADKVITEEALQQIIQNKEEERKTTVVYQENWHKGVIGIVASRLTETYYRPTLVFTKSGEKLAASARSVSGFDVYNALESCSEHIEQFGGHMYAAGLTLFEKDFENFKNEFERVVSETIDPHLLTPEIKIDAEINLEDITPKFYRILKQFAPFGPGNMTPTFMTQNLMDTGWGKCVGEDKTHLRVLVKQGNSNQFTGIGFGLANKQDIACGGKSFKAAYCIDENEWQGNISLQLRLKDIME is encoded by the coding sequence ATGCGCTGGACACTAAAACCTAAACCCAATCCTGAAAAAGTACATTCACTTTCAAAATCCTTGAATGTCGAGCCTATAATTGCGTCGCTTTTAGTACAACGTGGGGTTGAAACTTTTGAGGAAGCTGAAAGATTTTTTCGCCCAAGTCTGGATAATCTGCACGACCCGTTTTTGATGAAGGATATGGACAAAGCCGTTGCCCGAATTGAAAAAGCAATTGAAAACGAAGAAAATATTTTAATCTACGGCGATTATGACGTTGATGGAACTACAAGCGTAGCCTTGCTTTCTTCCTATTTAAAAAGTTATTATTCCAATATTTCAACCTACATTCCCGATCGTTATGATGAAGGTTACGGTGTTTCATACAAAGGAATTGATTATGCAGAAGACAATGGTTTTTCACTGATTATCGCTTTGGACTGCGGCATAAAAGCCATTGATAAAGTTGCGTATGCTTCCGAAAAGAATATCGATTTTATAATCTGTGATCACCACCGCCCAGGGAAGGAAATACCCAAAGCAGTTGCGGTGCTCGACCCAAAACGGGAAGATTGCGAATATCCTTACAAAGAACTCTGCGGTTGCGGCGTTGGTTTCAAATTAATTCAAGCTTTAGCGGAAAAGAGGGGTTTACAGATTGAAGATTTGCTTCTGTATTTAGATCTCGTTGCAACTGCAATTGCAGCAGATATTGTCCCAATCACGGGCGAAAACAGGATTCTTGCCCATTACGGTCTTAAAGTAATAAACAGCAATCCGCGAACGGGGATACAGGCAATTCTGAAACAAATAAAAAAACAAACGCTCACAATTACCGATGTGGTTTTCATTATCGCCCCACGCATCAACGCCGCCGGACGGATGAAACACGGAAACCACGCAGTAACTTTACTTACCGAAACAGAAGCTGAAAAAGCCGAAACCTATGCTGCGGAAATTGAAAGCTTCAATACCGAACGAAGGGACGCCGATAAAGTAATTACCGAGGAAGCCCTTCAGCAAATAATCCAAAATAAGGAAGAAGAACGAAAAACTACGGTTGTCTATCAAGAAAATTGGCATAAGGGCGTTATCGGGATAGTAGCTTCCCGGTTGACGGAAACGTACTATCGACCCACTTTGGTGTTTACCAAAAGCGGTGAAAAGCTTGCCGCCTCTGCCCGATCGGTTAGCGGATTTGATGTTTATAATGCCTTGGAAAGTTGTTCGGAACACATTGAGCAATTCGGCGGGCATATGTATGCCGCGGGATTGACCTTGTTTGAAAAAGATTTCGAAAACTTTAAAAATGAATTTGAAAGGGTAGTTTCCGAAACCATCGATCCACATCTACTAACGCCTGAAATAAAAATAGATGCCGAAATAAACTTGGAAGATATCACTCCAAAATTCTATAGAATTCTAAAACAGTTTGCACCCTTTGGCCCAGGAAATATGACGCCTACTTTTATGACCCAAAATCTAATGGACACGGGTTGGGGAAAATGCGTTGGGGAAGACAAAACACATTTACGAGTATTAGTAAAACAAGGAAATTCAAATCAATTTACAGGAATAGGGTTTGGCTTGGCAAACAAACAGGATATAGCCTGCGGCGGAAAATCCTTTAAAGCAGCCTATTGCATTGATGAAAATGAATGGCAGGGAAATATAAGTCTACAGCTTCGCTTAAAAGATATTATGGAATAA
- a CDS encoding T9SS type A sorting domain-containing protein, with the protein MKALLLFLAGILCFVSYAQDGSLDISFGDGGIVVMDIENSHDMGWYLAQQADGKIIVSGATSPDTNNFYSILVRYLPDGTLDTSFGTNGVVTQDYVSWYGDQGFLSIDNTGNIITAGVVYQNSNTYFIIARYLENGQLDYSFGTDGIVSFQGVYNIILLSDGSFLLLLFTASDEISISHYLNDGTLDVLFGTNGTAVSTFSGESFRIRETKVDGQENIFLLGTRDNNANSDIILMKFQPSGYLDSNFGNNGVVTKNIDALNPMNFSSASLDFTPDGKPVIAGSCGACVDLFEPVMQPFFIRYLNDGSPDSSFGNNGTILLPVSGFSISQLFVQENQSMIVSGRLLDCFEGSIYVVNRYFEGGFIDNSFNGASLEFDYYQTILQQDGKILSVGNTYWYDGQEDIVLLRHNNNPLSVPEFQNQIATIYPNPSNGIFTLNYELFSEKIPYQISDITGKVIATGELTEKQSQLDLSSAQNGVYFLKTNNRVFKLLKD; encoded by the coding sequence ATGAAAGCACTTTTACTTTTTTTGGCGGGAATTTTATGTTTTGTTTCTTATGCACAGGATGGGAGTTTGGACATTTCGTTTGGGGATGGGGGAATTGTGGTGATGGATATAGAAAACAGTCATGATATGGGATGGTATCTAGCCCAACAAGCGGATGGTAAAATCATAGTTTCTGGAGCCACAAGTCCTGATACAAATAATTTTTATTCCATATTGGTAAGGTATTTACCTGATGGTACTTTGGATACTTCTTTTGGAACAAATGGGGTTGTTACTCAAGATTATGTGAGCTGGTATGGTGACCAAGGGTTTTTATCCATAGATAATACAGGAAACATTATAACAGCTGGTGTAGTATATCAAAATTCAAATACATATTTTATTATTGCAAGGTACTTGGAGAATGGTCAACTGGATTATAGTTTTGGCACTGATGGTATTGTTTCTTTTCAAGGGGTTTATAATATAATTCTTTTGTCAGATGGTTCTTTTCTTTTATTGCTCTTTACAGCTAGCGATGAAATATCTATTTCACATTACTTAAATGATGGTACATTGGATGTTTTATTTGGCACGAATGGTACCGCAGTCTCAACTTTTTCTGGTGAAAGCTTTAGAATTAGGGAAACAAAAGTGGATGGCCAAGAAAATATTTTTCTTTTAGGGACGCGTGATAATAATGCCAATTCGGATATTATTTTAATGAAATTTCAGCCAAGTGGTTATTTGGATAGTAACTTTGGGAATAATGGAGTGGTAACAAAAAATATTGATGCTCTTAATCCGATGAACTTTAGCAGTGCAAGTCTCGATTTTACCCCTGATGGTAAACCAGTGATTGCGGGAAGTTGCGGCGCCTGTGTTGATCTTTTTGAGCCCGTAATGCAGCCTTTTTTTATAAGATATTTAAACGATGGTTCGCCTGATTCAAGTTTTGGAAATAATGGAACAATTCTACTTCCTGTTTCTGGTTTCAGCATCTCCCAACTGTTTGTTCAAGAAAATCAGAGTATGATTGTCAGTGGAAGATTGTTAGATTGTTTTGAGGGAAGCATTTATGTGGTAAACAGATATTTTGAAGGAGGATTTATTGACAATTCATTTAATGGAGCATCACTGGAATTTGATTATTATCAAACTATTTTACAACAAGACGGAAAAATTTTAAGCGTCGGAAATACCTATTGGTATGATGGTCAGGAAGATATTGTTTTGCTTCGTCATAACAACAACCCTTTATCCGTTCCGGAATTTCAAAACCAAATAGCAACCATTTACCCAAACCCCTCAAATGGTATTTTTACTCTTAATTATGAATTGTTTTCTGAAAAAATACCTTATCAAATTTCCGATATTACTGGAAAAGTTATTGCCACAGGCGAATTAACAGAAAAGCAATCACAGCTAGACCTTTCTTCTGCACAAAATGGGGTTTATTTTCTAAAAACTAATAATAGGGTGTTTAAACTTCTGAAGGACTAA
- a CDS encoding carboxymuconolactone decarboxylase family protein has translation MPLVSPLSPDHDAETKQLAEFFNETLGFCPNSVLTMQHRPAISKAFINLNKAVMANEGRVTSALKRMIAWVSSNATGCRYCQAHAIRAAERYGAEQEQLNNIWEYRTHSAFSEAERAALDFSLAASQVPNAINDEIKERLYAYWNEGEIVEMLGVISLFGYLNRWNDSMGTTIEEGAAESGEQYLGKHGWNKGKHI, from the coding sequence ATGCCATTAGTCTCTCCCCTTTCTCCAGACCACGACGCTGAAACAAAACAGCTGGCTGAATTTTTCAACGAAACACTCGGGTTTTGTCCCAATAGCGTGCTCACCATGCAGCACCGTCCGGCAATCAGCAAAGCATTTATAAATCTCAACAAAGCCGTAATGGCCAATGAAGGGCGCGTTACTTCGGCTTTAAAAAGAATGATTGCTTGGGTGAGCAGCAACGCCACAGGTTGCCGCTATTGCCAAGCGCACGCCATTCGCGCTGCAGAACGTTACGGAGCGGAGCAGGAACAGCTTAACAACATTTGGGAATACAGAACCCATTCCGCTTTTTCGGAAGCGGAACGTGCGGCGCTCGACTTTTCTTTGGCTGCCAGCCAAGTGCCAAACGCGATAAATGATGAAATTAAAGAAAGACTCTACGCCTACTGGAACGAAGGCGAAATTGTGGAAATGCTTGGCGTTATTTCGCTTTTTGGCTATTTAAACCGCTGGAACGATTCCATGGGAACTACTATTGAAGAGGGCGCTGCAGAAAGTGGGGAGCAGTATCTTGGAAAGCATGGGTGGAATAAAGGGAAACATATTTAA
- a CDS encoding toxin-antitoxin system YwqK family antitoxin, producing MVKKLLLFASFSILLFSCNKVIDAVDEVRMNSKQTITYDDFEVVRNDYDIKLYYDNDKELMTGHYVVVYQGKPSEEFQTKRGFLNGVYASYNADGQLTKGYNYKDGKQEGLQREFYGSGELLSEASFKKGKMVGEKVVYDQLGEVRAKHKIENGVEYKRYFKNGKMAIAEFKRNWEGKVLDMMVYYDAFENIQFAFGKSSDPNEKNIFYVFDANMQLSDTVDITIDPQKASYYMGLIQRTAMAVME from the coding sequence ATGGTAAAAAAACTACTCTTATTTGCTTCATTTTCAATACTTCTATTTTCCTGTAATAAAGTGATAGACGCTGTTGATGAGGTTCGGATGAATTCTAAACAGACAATAACTTACGATGATTTTGAGGTTGTTCGGAACGATTATGACATAAAACTTTATTATGACAATGATAAAGAATTGATGACCGGTCATTATGTGGTTGTTTATCAGGGAAAACCTTCAGAGGAATTTCAAACCAAGCGCGGATTTTTAAATGGTGTATATGCTTCCTACAATGCCGATGGACAACTTACAAAAGGGTACAACTATAAAGACGGCAAGCAGGAAGGGCTTCAAAGGGAATTTTATGGGTCTGGCGAATTACTTTCTGAAGCTAGTTTTAAAAAAGGAAAAATGGTTGGGGAGAAAGTGGTTTACGACCAACTGGGAGAAGTGAGGGCGAAACACAAAATAGAGAACGGAGTGGAATACAAACGCTATTTTAAAAATGGAAAGATGGCAATTGCCGAATTTAAAAGGAATTGGGAAGGAAAGGTCCTTGACATGATGGTTTATTATGATGCTTTTGAAAACATCCAGTTTGCCTTTGGAAAAAGCAGTGACCCGAATGAGAAAAATATATTTTATGTTTTTGACGCCAATATGCAACTTTCCGATACCGTTGATATAACGATAGATCCGCAAAAAGCATCTTATTATATGGGTTTAATTCAACGGACAGCCATGGCAGTCATGGAATAG
- the rsmI gene encoding 16S rRNA (cytidine(1402)-2'-O)-methyltransferase, with amino-acid sequence MTGKLYLVPTPIGNLKDMTFRAVEVLKEVDLILAEDTRNSGKLLKHFEIGTQMHSHHMHNEHKTVEGIVKRIQNGENIALISDAGTPAISDPGFLLTRACVEAGIEVDCLPGPTAFVPALVNSGFPNDKFVFEGFLPVKKGRQTRLELLAEETRTIIFYESPHKLLKTLAQFIEYFGADRPISVSRELTKLHEETVRGTSKEVLKHFENKPPKGEIVVVVSGKK; translated from the coding sequence ATGACGGGAAAACTCTATTTGGTGCCCACGCCTATCGGCAATTTAAAAGATATGACCTTTCGCGCTGTTGAAGTGCTGAAAGAAGTAGATTTAATTCTGGCCGAAGACACCCGCAACAGCGGAAAGCTTTTAAAACATTTTGAAATTGGCACCCAAATGCATTCCCACCACATGCACAACGAACACAAAACTGTGGAAGGTATTGTAAAGCGAATTCAAAATGGTGAAAACATCGCGCTAATTAGTGATGCGGGGACCCCCGCCATTAGCGATCCCGGATTTTTATTGACCCGTGCCTGCGTGGAAGCAGGCATAGAAGTAGATTGTTTACCCGGCCCTACAGCTTTTGTACCGGCACTAGTGAACAGTGGTTTTCCAAACGATAAATTTGTATTTGAAGGCTTTCTTCCTGTGAAAAAAGGCAGACAAACCCGACTCGAACTTTTAGCCGAAGAAACCAGAACCATTATTTTTTATGAATCACCACACAAGCTACTGAAAACCCTCGCTCAGTTTATAGAATATTTTGGGGCAGATAGACCAATTTCCGTTTCACGGGAACTCACAAAACTTCACGAAGAAACCGTTCGCGGCACTTCCAAAGAGGTTTTAAAACATTTTGAAAATAAGCCGCCGAAAGGGGAAATTGTTGTTGTTGTTTCAGGGAAGAAATAA
- a CDS encoding DoxX family protein — protein MTAQKTIYWIATGLLSALFLYSAFLFLTDTLVIQGHYQDYQYPSYLVVPMAIAKIFAIAVILLRKPKWVMEWAYAGLFFDLVLASFAHYRLGDSSFTLTLLGILFLLVSYFFGKTVRP, from the coding sequence ATGACAGCCCAAAAAACAATCTACTGGATAGCCACAGGGCTGCTAAGCGCGCTCTTTCTCTATTCCGCATTCCTGTTTTTAACAGACACGCTCGTTATTCAAGGCCATTATCAAGACTATCAATATCCTTCCTATTTGGTCGTGCCCATGGCCATTGCGAAAATCTTTGCAATAGCAGTTATATTGCTTCGAAAACCAAAATGGGTTATGGAATGGGCCTATGCCGGCTTGTTCTTTGACCTCGTATTAGCCTCATTTGCGCATTACCGTTTGGGCGATTCAAGCTTTACACTTACCTTATTGGGAATTTTATTTTTGTTGGTTTCATATTTCTTCGGAAAAACGGTACGTCCATAA